One Haloterrigena salifodinae DNA window includes the following coding sequences:
- a CDS encoding PRC-barrel domain-containing protein: MDDTPQEITSLVGREVYSNNGVFVGEVEDLRLNVDGQTITGLALGNLNSELFTDATRSGQGVIVPYRWVRAVGDVILINDVVERVRQPDEEEEELIA; encoded by the coding sequence ATGGACGACACTCCCCAGGAAATCACCTCGCTCGTCGGACGAGAGGTCTACTCGAACAACGGCGTCTTCGTCGGCGAAGTCGAAGACCTACGGCTGAACGTCGACGGACAGACCATCACCGGTCTCGCGCTCGGCAACCTCAACTCCGAACTGTTCACCGACGCCACCCGCAGCGGGCAGGGCGTCATCGTTCCCTACCGCTGGGTTCGCGCCGTCGGCGACGTGATTCTGATCAACGACGTCGTCGAACGCGTCCGCCAGCCCGACGAAGAAGAGGAAGAACTCATCGCATAA
- a CDS encoding DUF7344 domain-containing protein encodes MPKTDRRSSTGMPSDDSQPDDPPCDESEALSPDEIFHILQTNRRRDTIAYLLDREGPIKMSDIAEHVAAKEHETTVEALTSKQRQRVYIPLYQSHLPKLDTKGIIDYNKPRGIVQPTERLEIFRPYLEAVESDASPMQSDTDANANTDAGDGLTSQLVNGSRAMFVGASVGLLAASVSGFLVIPELTLAATIGLLFVLMTIKTNLADSAATNRSDDRRLSQ; translated from the coding sequence ATGCCCAAAACAGATCGCCGCTCCTCCACGGGCATGCCCTCCGACGACTCCCAGCCCGACGATCCCCCGTGCGACGAGTCCGAAGCGCTCTCGCCGGACGAGATCTTTCACATCCTTCAAACGAACCGCAGACGCGACACGATCGCCTATCTCCTGGATCGGGAGGGACCGATCAAGATGAGCGATATCGCCGAACACGTCGCGGCGAAAGAACACGAGACGACTGTCGAAGCGCTCACGTCGAAACAACGTCAGCGCGTGTACATCCCGCTGTATCAGTCCCACCTCCCGAAACTCGATACGAAGGGAATCATCGACTACAACAAGCCCCGCGGCATCGTCCAGCCGACCGAACGCCTCGAGATCTTCCGACCGTATCTCGAGGCCGTCGAATCGGACGCATCTCCGATGCAGTCGGACACCGACGCCAACGCCAATACCGACGCCGGCGACGGTCTCACCAGTCAGTTGGTAAACGGTTCCCGTGCGATGTTCGTCGGGGCAAGCGTCGGCCTGCTCGCGGCCTCTGTAAGTGGATTCCTCGTGATTCCCGAACTGACGCTCGCGGCCACCATCGGACTTCTGTTCGTCCTGATGACGATCAAGACGAACCTGGCCGATTCCGCCGCGACGAACCGCTCCGACGACAGGCGGCTGTCGCAATGA
- a CDS encoding phosphotransacetylase family protein, producing the protein MSDTDPTDTDTTPDDTETTDGRQTDAKQGDRQSTDAAASDADTILVSSLAESTGKTAITLALARLAAESGDSVGYMKPKGTRLESNVGKTLDEDPLLARELLDLEAEMHDLEPVVYSPTFVEQAIRGREDPDEIRERVVEAFETLSDGRDRMFVEGGGEYDVGGIVDLTDADVAELLDARVVLVASHEVPGDIDDVLAAADAFGDRLAGVIFNDIADAVYDALETDVVAALEERGIPVFGVLPSERTLSGVTVGELAEELGASMLVEDGRDAYVERFSVGAMGADSALRHFRRTKDAAVITGGDRAEIHTAALEAPGVRCLILTGGHRPSGAIIGQAAEKGMPILSVQTDTLTTVERAEDVVRSGRTRDEETVDRMAELLTDHAAVDSILDGSR; encoded by the coding sequence ATGAGCGACACTGATCCCACCGACACCGATACCACTCCCGACGACACCGAAACGACCGACGGTCGGCAGACCGACGCCAAGCAGGGCGACCGACAGTCGACCGATGCCGCTGCGAGCGACGCCGACACGATCCTCGTCAGTTCGCTCGCGGAGAGCACCGGCAAGACGGCGATCACGCTGGCGCTGGCCCGGCTCGCGGCCGAGTCGGGCGACAGCGTCGGCTACATGAAACCGAAGGGCACCCGACTCGAGAGCAACGTCGGAAAGACCCTGGACGAGGATCCGCTGCTCGCTCGCGAACTGCTCGACCTCGAGGCCGAGATGCACGATCTGGAGCCCGTCGTCTACTCGCCGACGTTCGTCGAGCAGGCGATCCGCGGCCGCGAGGACCCCGACGAGATCCGCGAGCGCGTGGTCGAGGCCTTCGAGACGCTCTCTGACGGCCGAGACCGCATGTTCGTCGAGGGCGGCGGCGAGTACGACGTCGGCGGCATCGTCGACCTCACCGACGCCGACGTCGCGGAACTCTTAGACGCCCGCGTCGTCCTCGTCGCTTCCCACGAGGTTCCGGGTGATATCGACGACGTGCTCGCCGCGGCCGACGCTTTCGGCGACCGGCTCGCTGGCGTCATCTTCAACGACATCGCGGACGCCGTCTACGATGCGCTCGAGACCGACGTCGTCGCCGCGCTCGAGGAGCGCGGGATTCCGGTCTTCGGCGTACTCCCCAGCGAGCGGACGCTCTCGGGGGTCACCGTCGGCGAACTGGCCGAAGAGCTCGGCGCCTCGATGCTCGTCGAGGACGGACGGGACGCCTACGTCGAGCGGTTCAGCGTCGGTGCAATGGGCGCTGACAGCGCCCTGCGTCACTTCCGCCGGACGAAAGACGCCGCCGTGATCACCGGCGGCGACCGCGCCGAGATTCACACGGCCGCACTCGAGGCCCCCGGCGTGCGCTGTCTCATCCTGACCGGCGGCCACCGCCCGTCGGGCGCGATCATCGGTCAGGCCGCCGAGAAGGGGATGCCGATTCTCTCGGTACAGACGGACACGCTGACGACCGTCGAGCGCGCCGAGGACGTCGTCCGAAGCGGCCGCACGCGCGACGAGGAGACGGTCGACCGGATGGCGGAACTGCTGACCGACCACGCGGCGGTCGACTCGATCCTCGACGGGTCTCGCTAG